ACGCGAATTTTTCGCTAATCGTGAGCCTGAGAGTCTTTCTTTTCTAACGGACCAAGTTGGGATAGCTGACAATCTGCCCAAGACAATACTTAGAAAACAGCAGGGTGCCCCTCCCCAATCAGCAGAAGGATCttaacaaacttgaacaatgggcgctatctaatcaATTGAAATTCCATGGTGAAAAAAggaagttctacatttaggcaagaaacatTACACGCACAGTACagtctatgtcagtgatggcaaacctaccgtatgacgggtgccacaggtggcgcgtggagccatatctgctggcacgcaagctgtttatttatttatttatttatttattggatttgtatgccgcccctctccagagactcggggcggctaacagcgacaataaaacagtgtacaatagtaatttggtattgatgattaaaaatcaattaatataaaaaccaaacatacatacatacataccatgcatagaattgtaaaggcctagggggaaagaggatctcaattcagttgccctagatcagctccaacgtgcatgtctgtgctggccagttggtttttggcttacacagaggctctggaagggcatttttggcttccagggggatgtgggagggcgtttttacccacccttggctccagggaagcctttggaacctgtggagggcaaaacacaagccgactgggcccaccagaagtggggaaacaggccatttgtggccttcagagggcctccagggtgcatgggaagctgttttcgccctccccaggcattgaattatgggcatgggcactcgcgcatgaatGATAGTACACAcccagcacccaaagaaaaaaaggttcgccatcactggtctaggtggtacattgctcaatagtagtaactgtgagagggatattggactcctagtggacaaccatttaaataggagccagccgtgtgcagcagctgccaaaaaagccaacacagttctaggctgcatcaacagagggagagaatcaagatcacgtgatgcgctaatactttatactttataaggccttggaaaggccacacttggaatactgcattcagttttggtcgtcatggtgcgaaaaggatattgagattctagaaaaagtgcagagaagagtgacaaaaaagattaggggattggaggctaaaacatatgaagaatgtttgcaagaactggacatggctagtttgatgaaaaaaaaggaccaaatattgtgttccaatatctcaggggttgccacaaagaagaaggagtcaatctattctccaaagggtAGAAGAACAATCTATTATTaatctattattactattattattattattattattattattattattatttatctgcaGGACTGATGGATGGTGTCTAGAAAATtgcaaaagaaaacaacaacaacaacaacaacaacaacaacaacaacaaaaaacccacccactGCAACAACTTTGTCTCAGAGAAAGCTATCCCTCTATCCAGATTCTTATTAATCTCAATCTGTGAGAAATTTACCAGTCTCTGCTTGAATTTCTTTGATCTTGTGAGCCCATGGAAGCAACTCTCTTGCCACTTTCTCAGCTTCCAGGATCAAATCAGTATCTGAAACACAAGTAGCAAGAGCACCTCCTCAGATCTGAAGCTGCCTCCTGGTCTATCAagagcccatttcctcccatgcccTAAATCTTGTGCCTTGAGGACTGGCATCCGGTTGGTGGAGAGGCTGGAGGTTAGCAATGAATGAATGGGTCTCCTCCCCTCTTCGCCCTTGGCTTGAGCCTCTTCCTCATGGCTCCCTCATGCTTTGATTAGATTTTGTTCCCAGACCTTCAgtagattgacaatcaatttattTACGATTTAATAGGCCCTGATTCTTCTGCAGAACCAGTTTAGAGGTGACCTGGAGAAGAATTCAAGGCCAGCAGCAGATGGATGCGAATGCTCCTTCCAGTCCAATGCAACCCACCAATCTagccagaggaaggaaaatgggcTCGGTGGCCTTGGGGACAGGAATGCGTTTGCACATTTGGAGTGGAACTCTTTACGTACCATTAAGGAGACCAAATTCCTCATCCCGTGTAATCATATATCGCCTAATTTGTGCCATTGCCTTCCGAAGTGGATCCCGTTTTTCCTTTTCAGCAACATCTGAAGGAGAGGTTTAATTACCATATAATAATGTTTGATTGAGACGCATTTGGTGTTGTGCTCAAGGCACCAGGACAGAAAGAGCATGAAATCTTTTCCCACTGGGACATGAAACCACCTGggagaccttgggccagtcactttggcTCAGCCCTAggtaggaggcaatggcaaacccctGGTATAAACCTTGCCTCGTTGACGTTCAAGCCTGCATTATTTTACAGTAGTAGAAGCCTGACAGAATGGAGAAGGGACCAGTTGCTTTTTCCTGGAAGGGCCGAGGAAGATTGGGGAATAGATTTATTAACGAGAAACCACTTCCATTTAGACTTTGTTGGGAACATAGTCCACTGTGgagatttaatttattaatataataatataatttatgatattatattattatattatattatattatattatattattatattatattatattataatattatattatattatattatattatattatattatattatattatattatattatattatattatgtagaTTATagcagcaaaaagaaactactctgaaaagctaaagaatcaattctcaaaaaatgaaccagcaaacatgtggaaaactctcaacaacatcaccggttacagcaaaccacttTCCCAACCTAAGAAATCAGCAACtaagaaactacagccacctacctccccaacctccatcccagacacaccaacaacagccaaatcttctacaactgaacctatCCCATGGGGTGATCACAGAAatggaagtgaaagatctatttcacagaccgAAGCCTGAaaaccccccaacatttctcccttagactctccacgattgacctctccaggttcctaagaggccagtaaggggcgtacataagtgcactggtgtgcctttcgtcccctgtccaattgtctttcctttctttcacctatcatatatattttctttctttcatatatcctctcctctaagttcacttttacccttatatatattactacatgtctatttttcttcctatgtatttgtgtattggacaaatgaataaataataaaaataaataaataaataagataactcCTCcctgcttaaaagtctgtgctgaccaattggcctcaatcttcacccaaatcttcaacaaatcagtAGAGTTGTTCTATGTTCcgtcctgcttcaaacgctctactatcatcccagtgccgaagaagccctccatcaaacCCTGGAAGACTACAGACccgttgctctaacatctgtagttatgaaaacctttgaaagcctagtgatgttccacttgaaaaccatcacggatccacgaGCAAATAGATTgccagatgatgctgttaatatggctctacattaCATCGTACAACATCTTGAATCGGCAAAGACCTATGCTAGGGTCTTTTTTGTAGACTTTAATTCAGCATTCAAcatcatcataccggacattcttctaactaaactaaatcagctagcagtgcctgaacacacttgtaattGGATctcaagcttcctaacagacaggaagcaacaggtgaagctaggaaaaaccaCATCAGatgcctgtacaattagcacagccccccagccccccacttctctctatacaccaatggctgcatctcaaacaatccatctgttaaactactgaaagtttgcagatgatacaacagtgattggtctcatttgagacaatgatgaaaccacatacagacgggaggttgaacaattagccttgtggtgcgactggaacaatctagaactgaacacattgaAAACTATAGAAACGGTGGTAGACTTAGGAGAAACCCTACCaccctaccacctctcacaatactagacaacacagtatcaacagtagagaccttcaaatttctaggttctatcatatctccaaacttaaaatggtcacctaacatcaaaaatgtcatcaaaagagcacaacaaagaactttctgtgccaactcaggaagctcaaactgcccaaggagctgctgatatagttctacagaggaataattgagtttgtcatctgcacctataTAACTATTTGGTTTGATTGTGCAACCCCACAAGACCAacacagaggataatcagaattgcagaaaaaaacaattgctgccaacactgtcccccgtaagctgcgcgcgtgagtACACgtgccccccaaaataccccccatgcacccttttccacgggcgcgcactcTCCAtcaccctgccagcccgcggcGGGGGGCGGGGaagcgccggcagtagaaggcgctgccccctgcccgccctatccaccccctcttctcctcctccgccgaaagaaaagcgcggaggctgcctgcttgagcctcccgttgctccaccctcttcgccctgcctgtcttcctcggttgtgttttcgggggggagcggcgggaaagccctgtgtcggccaggaaagccggctctCCGGGAAAgtagcgcgccttttaaacacgctgctttcctgcacctctttcctggggggggagtgggctcctcccccccacccaggaaagagttgcaggaaagcagcgcatttgaaaagcgcactgctttaccagaaagccggctttcctggccgacacagggcagctggcttgagccttgcgCCGGTCAGCAAAACAGGCTGCCCGTCGGAGACGTGGAgataaaggagggaaagagagggagggaaagagaagtggaggggaaagaaggagggagggagggaaggaagggagagaaaactgaacaagggggagagagaaagggaggaagagaggaagagataaatataaagggagagagggagaaagagagggagagggaggggaagaaaggaaggaaaagagagagagaaagagaaaaaagtggaaggaagagagaaggaaagaaaggaagggagagagagagaaagagaaaaatgtggaaggaagaaagaaggaaagaaaggaagggagagagagagagaaagagagagagaagataggaaggaagagagagaggaagaaagcaagagagaggagtggaaggaagagagagagaaatgatagaataaaggggagaaaaaaagagaaatgagaaaatgattgaggcagagaatgacaggaaagagagagaaacagagagagaagtgactcttaatttaaagcatttggtaaaagcacttaaataataacaaaggaaaaaaaacccagccctccccTGTTTTTAttaagttatgtttttggatttgctggttgttttagttttaatagtaatagagtttggttttgttttattattaatttcttttaataaaaaaagaagggatttattatgtttgtttgtttaatttattttatttatttatttatttatttatttgtttgtttgtttgtttgtttgtttgtacttctatgccgccaggTCCCAAGGGGacggccgctcagacactatacttttccgcccaccacgaaaaaaaattagagggaacatttatttatttatttatttatcagatttgtatgctgcccctctccgcagacattggctgccaacctgccttcccttgaacacctgtatactgcacgagtcaaaaagagggcactgaaaatatttactgacccctcacatcctggacataaactgtttcaactcctaccctcaaatgtcgctacagagcactgcacaccaagacaactagatacaagaacagttttttcccaaaccccATCGctcggctaaacaaataattccctcgacactgtcaaactatttactaagtttgcacttctattctactagtttttctcatcattcctatcacccatttcctcccacttaggactgtatgactgtcacttgttgcttatatcctaagatttttattaatcttgattgtttcctcattgcttatttgacccctgtggcaatcaattaagtgttgtacctcatgattcttgaaaaatgtatcttcttattttatgtatactgatagtatatgcaccaaaaacaaattccttgtgtatgcaatcacacttggccaataaagaattctgttctgttctgttctgttctgttctgttctgctctgctctactctactctattctatcagACATCAATTGATAAGAGATggcattaaaaaacaaacatggaTATTTGATCCAGGAGAAATTACTCTTAACTTTTTGGGTAATTTGGGATAGAGAAGAGGCCGTGGTAAATTTTCCACAaattgattcttggcaaatgcatgttttcttttatatacactgactgcatatgcaccaaagtcaaattccttgtgtgtccaatcacacttggccaataaagaattctttctccctctatctctcaaGCTCATTCCCACATACAATTATAGACCTTCAGAACTGATTAATTACTGTAGTTGGATAAAATTAAAAACTTACATAAACTGATATACCAAAGGGTGTACAAAAACAGACAGAAGAGCATGACAACACCCAGCGTTGCACAATTGTAGCTTTGGAGACATTGTTGTAATTTGTTTAGCCAGCCTGTGTTTGGAAAGGAAGCCTTGATTAGAAATGATCTTAAGAGATAACAATAAGCATCGCACTATCTTCACGATGCATTTTCACATGCTGTGAGACCCTAATCTACAATTGCTCTCAACAAGCCAACCTGTTCATGGAGAAGCCTTCATAAAATGCTCACCTTTGGAGGAGACGTTCATCCTGCCCTATACTCTGTGGTGGCCTTAGATTATAGACACCACATCCATGCCAAGCTTCACTGAGTAAGTAGGGAGTAGAGTTTGGACACACCACTGAAAGGTCAAAGTATCCAGTATGAGAAGGAACCCATAGATTTGGGCCTTGGACCCAACTGCTCCTTGACTCTCTTGGGATGGAATAACCTCACctgcccttccctcccctccccctcctcttccccgtcccttcccttcttccaggGAGTTTCCAGAGCTGAGGATGTGCTTCAACCTGGACCTGTCTAATACTAGTCCAACCCTTCACCACTCGCCCACACTCTGTGCTGTCACTGTGCCCAGCAGCCTTAAGCATCCAACTCAACAGAGCACCAGCACTGGGTCCAGCTATGCTCACCCTCAGCAGACCAATGGCTGGCCTTGGGCAACCAAAGTTCTTAGGTATTGCAGATACTCAAACCTGACTTACTGCACAGATTTTAAGACGCCTACTTACGTGGTGACCTTTTCGCTGCAGCTCGacctagagaaagagagaaaatcaaCTGACCtcccatcagtgatgggctgctaccacactgtgggcgtggcttatgcattttgttttaacatctttcagtgcaaattgggtgctctggggtggagctgcaaATCTGTCTCTTTTTCACCTTTCCCTGTCTTcggaagatagagagggagagagagtgtgtgtatgggagagtgagagagaaagaaagggagggtgggagaggaagaagatggagggagagagaaggaaagagaaagggggagagaaagagagagagatttatgaaagaattgctgcaaaactgagttttctgaagtgcaccactagactcctaaacaactgCAAAAATGATTCAAAGATGGAGGCTATTTGGAGCCCTGAAACCGTCTTTGGATAACAGAGTTTAGGAGAATGCAAATCTGATTTCTGTTGGAAGAGCAGGAGATCACAAGAAGAGCACGCCAGATTAGTTAAAGGAGTAATATTAAATTGCATGCCAAATTAAATGCTTGGCTACAAAAGTGTACATACCTACTGGTTTCACCTCACTTGGTTGTTTCTTTGAATCTGAAAAATGACAGAATTGCATTTTTACATCCGGCCTAAAGTCATAATTTCCACTATGTTACTAAGATAGTCAGGTGCTTTTAACTGGGAAAAGGTCCAAACAATtgacctaccttccttccttcctcccttccttccttccttccttccttccttccttcctctatttcctttcttccttcttttcttcctccctttctttgtttcttcatccttcctcctcccctccctgctTCTATATTACTACATCAATCAGTgtaagttaaaaataaaaaaatgccaTGATAGAGTTCAACAATACAAATGTTGAGGTGCAAAATCATATTGGACCAGAAAGTATAAGAAACAT
This DNA window, taken from Erythrolamprus reginae isolate rEryReg1 chromosome 7, rEryReg1.hap1, whole genome shotgun sequence, encodes the following:
- the LOC139170087 gene encoding uncharacterized protein isoform X3 gives rise to the protein MGPKKSAAPDTKKQPSQVKPVDSKKQPSQVKPVDTKKQPSQVKPVDSKKQPSEVKPVGRAAAKRSPRWLNKLQQCLQSYNCATLGVVMLFCLFLYTLWYISLYVAEKEKRDPLRKAMAQIRRYMITRDEEFGLLNDTDLILEAEKVARELLPWAHKIKEIQAETGVLRRNSSKHRSWPLDWIEEN